GCTCCGGTCTACAACCGGTTTAGGTGTGCTGCAAGAAGTCAGCGTCAGCGCAAAGATTACGGCGTATAACATAATTCGGGTTGTTCTGAGCGATTGCTTCAGATTGAAATTATTCATAATAAAAAACTCTCCGGGAACTCGTTAGTTATCTTCTGATGTTTCTGTGGTTTTTTCAGGGATTACGCTGATCACCACGCGAGCGTCAATGAGATAATCTTCGGCAGCTCGTTTTACAGATTCAGGGGTGAGCGATCTGTACCTGTTCAAGTCGGTGTTGAAATAATCCGGCTCTCCGGTCTGATAATAGTAATGATTCAACATGTCGGCTTTCCCGTCGAATCCACCGACGCGTTCGAGTTGTGAGATAAAGGAAGCTTCTATCTGATTCACCATCCGTTGAATTTCCCGTTCGGAAGGAGATTCCGACTTCAAGAGCGCTATCTCTTCATCGATAACCTCCTCAAGTTCGTCGAGCGTATGTCCGGCGCGCGCCGTTGCCCTGACCATGAAATATGATCCGAGCATACTTGATGCCTGAAATGCGACAACGCTTTGCGCAATTTGCATATCGTAGACGAGCCTTTTGTAAAGACGGGAGTTTTTTCCCTCGGCAAGGATGCTCGCGACGGCGTCCATCTCGGCGTCACCAGGTTTGAATATAGCAGGCGTATGCCATAGGAAATGTATCCGCGGCAGTTGAACTTTATCTTCGAGCGTAACCCGCCGCTCCTCCGTGAGATCGAGTTCGGGTACTTCGATCCGGGGTACTTTTTCTCCTCTTTTTATCCCGCCGAACCACTTTTCGGCAAGAGCGAGAGTTTCCTCCGGCGAGATGTCTCCGGCTATGACGAGGCTGGCGTTGTTAGGAGTATAATAAAGGTTGAAGAATTCAACCACGTCCTCGTAGCTCGCAGCGGAAAGGTCTTCCATCGAACCTATCGT
This portion of the Candidatus Neomarinimicrobiota bacterium genome encodes:
- a CDS encoding insulinase family protein; translated protein: MKRLAPLLILFTAIAFGQDVDISVPYSKFRLDNGLTVILHEDHTTPIVSVNMMYHVGSGNEKPGRTGFAHLFEHIMFEGSENVPEGKFDEWLEAAGGSNNGSTDSDRTNYWENVPTNALDLALFLESDRMGFLLGAMSPEKVDGQRDVVKNERRQSYEDRPYGMVWIALRENLYPENHPYHWPTIGSMEDLSAASYEDVVEFFNLYYTPNNASLVIAGDISPEETLALAEKWFGGIKRGEKVPRIEVPELDLTEERRVTLEDKVQLPRIHFLWHTPAIFKPGDAEMDAVASILAEGKNSRLYKRLVYDMQIAQSVVAFQASSMLGSYFMVRATARAGHTLDELEEVIDEEIALLKSESPSEREIQRMVNQIEASFISQLERVGGFDGKADMLNHYYYQTGEPDYFNTDLNRYRSLTPESVKRAAEDYLIDARVVISVIPEKTTETSEDN